In Glycine max cultivar Williams 82 chromosome 7, Glycine_max_v4.0, whole genome shotgun sequence, a single window of DNA contains:
- the LOC102662276 gene encoding uncharacterized protein: MGARESKLRKWVMSSGSAYYYKRLEGTLLVPKGYVPICVGKTEDTCKWFMVHTRALGDAYFQELLVRSVEGYGFRNEGVLRIQFEAQDFEEWLIKRSKSNEKITCKRRVKPI, encoded by the coding sequence ATGGGTGCAAGAGAAAGCAAGTTAAGGAAATGGGTGATGAGTAGTGGAAGTGCTTATTATTATAAGCGCTTAGAAGGCACTCTATTGGTACCTAAGGGTTATGTTCCAATATGTGTTGGCAAAACTGAGGATACATGCAAGTGGTTTATGGTTCACACCAGAGCACTTGGTGATGCATATTTCCAAGAGCTGCTGGTTAGGTCTGTTGAGGGATATGGGTTTAGGAATGAAGGGGTTCTGAGGATCCAATTCGAAGCACAAGATTTTGAAGAGTGGTTGATCAAAAGGTCCAAGTCCAATGAGAAGATTACATGTAAGAGGAGGGTTAAaccaatttaa